A single window of Drosophila suzukii chromosome 3, CBGP_Dsuzu_IsoJpt1.0, whole genome shotgun sequence DNA harbors:
- the Ire1 gene encoding serine/threonine-protein kinase/endoribonuclease IRE1 gives MRFCVVISCCVLFLLASGPIASALAKAKQADSAEVVSSGEDEKTDCTDLARDEEALMVFSTLGGGLTAIDPVTSEIRWTIADDPPIVAEPQENVQVPHFLPDPRDGSIYQLGQMGSLKKLPYTIPQLVANAPCRSSDGILYSGKKSDTWYMVDPKTGRREKVMGFGDATMDGKEGEQIGWATSRAIYLGRTQYTVMMYDSLAKNKNAKPWNITFYDYNAVSAPPELAKEYEYIHLTTTSNGQIVTLDRKHGKFLWQRDLSSPVVAAFLLGPDGLLSVPFTTVSDEAYQAILEESKTGNVNTVKLFQSLYVGEHQKGLYALPSLVDKNTPRISTSPPIKLLDGPTGEQNNNQDTDPRTVYIKDVLQEHPGIMLGHYNMPNEGNGNLQLSPTPSGSKGVQSLATIHNYNDGYGLLANNEKNAADIGVQTDPELVEIGIDQRTNGNTINRTKTIILQNSNKVQAFINEWFMEHPSGKVHQILIVIVLGMIALFWYTCSTMRELQKQSENGSKTFAIAQNGSNGSTGSNGSNTSAEDLVDLGNGQVRVGKISFSTNEVLGKGCEGTFVFKGTFEERFVAVKRLLPECFTFADREVALLRESDAHENVVRYFCTEQDRQFRYIAVELCAATLQDYTEGDRSLELQNHIDVWQVLSQASAGLSHLHSLDIVHRDIKPQNVLISLPDAKGKVRVMISDFGLCKKLNFGKTSFSRRSGVTGTDGWIAPEMMRSQRTTTAVDIFSLGCVYYYVLSGGHHAFGDNLKRQANILSHEYNLAKLRTEDDSEVSRIILAEQLISDMIHKDPQSRPPARCIGNHPLFWDEPKMLSFLQDVSDRVEKLQFHAEPLKSLEKNGKIVVLDDWNVHLDPMITDDLRKYRGYMGASVRDLLRALRNKKHHYHELTPAAQEMLGCIPHEFTNYWVDRFPQLISHAYHAFSICSNEPIFKPYYSAGYHFSRPWYFDADDALFPMLMRDPKPLPKIGSPKKTPPPASSQAQQLKQRKGLYNFRKPSDELPIAGVGLQRNMEPDGQPLDPDGKRDVFANFKFRRYSKPGNNRNYNGGHKDTQEKEKYVSWTLPPSTQD, from the exons GACTGCACGGACCTGGCCCGCGACGAGGAGGCGCTGATGGTGTTCTCCACCTTGGGCGGCGGACTGACGGCCATCGATCCGGTGACCAGCGAAATACGCTGGACAATAGCAGATG ATCCTCCCATTGTAGCAGAACCCCAGGAGAATGTGCAGGTCCCACACTTTCTGCCCGATCCTCGAGATGGCAGCATTTACCAGCTGGGTCAGATGGGCAGTCTCAAAAAACTACCGTATACGATTCCCCAGCTAGTGGCCAATGCCCCCTGCCGTTCCTCCGATGGAATCCTGTACTCCGGCAAGAAGAGCGACACCTGGTATATGGTGGATCCCAAGACGGGTAGACGGGAGAAGGTCATGGGATTCGGAGATGCCACCATGGATGGCAAAGAAGGGGAGCAAATTGGTTGGGCCACATCGCGGGCCATTTATCTCGGTCGAACTCAGTACACTGTTATGATGTACGACAGCCTGGCCAAGAACAAAAATGCCAAGCCCTGGAATATCACTTTCTACGACTACAATGCTGTGAGTGCTCCTCCAGAATTGGCCAAGGAATATG AATACATTCATCTGACCACCACCAGCAATGGCCAAATAGTGACCTTGGATCGCAAACATGGTAAATTTCTGTGGCAACGTGATCTTAGCAGTCCAGTGGTGGCTGCTTTCCTCTTGGGACCAGATGGCCTACTCAGTGTACCTTTTACAACGGTTTCCGATGAGGCTTATCAGGCCATATTAGAGGAGTCAAAGACTGGGAATGTCAATACCGTAAAGCTATT CCAATCACTTTATGTGGGCGAGCACCAAAAGGGCCTTTACGCCCTGCCGTCGCTGGTGGACAAAAACACTCCACGGATTTCCACATCACCACCCATAAAACTTCTCGACGGACCTACTGGAGAGCAGAACAACAACCAGGATACCGATCCTCGTACTGTTTACATTAAAGATGTCCTGCAAGAGCATCCAGGCATCATGTTGGGCCACTACAATATGCCCAATGAGGGTAATGGCAACCTCCAGCTGTCACCAACACCATCTGGCAGCAAGGGGGTCCAGAGTTTGGCCACCATTCACAACTACAACGATGGCTACGGTCTATTGGCCAACAATGAAAAGAATGCCGCCGACATTGGCGTGCAAACGGATCCGGAGCTAGTCGAAATTGGCATTGACCAGCGGACAAATGGAAACACCATTAACCGGACGAAGACAATAATTCTGCAGAACAGCAATAAGGTGCAGGCATTTATCAACGAGTGGTTTATGGAGCATCCGAGCGGAAAGGTGCATCAAATATTGATAGTCATCGTTCTGGGAATGATTGCCCTGTTTTGGTATACCTGCAGCACCATGAGGGAGTTGCAAAAGCAGAGCGAGAACGGCTCAAAGACTTTTGCCATAGCCCAGAATGGTTCTAATGGAAGCACCGGCAGCAATGGAAGCAATACGAGTGCCGAGGACCTAGTGGATTTGGGTAACGGACAGGTGCGAGTGGGCAAGATCAGCTTTAGCACGAATGAGGTGCTCGGCAAGGGCTGCGAGGGTACCTTTGTCTTTAAGGGAACCTTCGAGGAGCGTTTTGTAGCAGTAAAACGACTGCTGCCCGAGTGCTTCACCTTCGCTGACCGCGAGGTGGCTCTTCTCCGGGAATCGGATGCTCACGAGAATGTGGTGCGCTACTTCTGCACCGAACAGGATCGCCAGTTCCGCTACATAGCCGTCGAACTATGCGCTGCCACTCTGCAGGATTACACCGAAGGAGATCGATCGCTGGAACTGCAAAATCACATCGATGTTTGGCAAGTGTTGAGCCAAGCTTCAGCTGGATTGAGTCATCTGCACTCCCTCGATATTGTACATCGCGACATCAAGCCACAGAATGTTCTGATTTCGCTACCAGACGCCAAGGGCAAAGTCCGTGTAATGATCTCCGATTTTGGACTTTGCAAGAAGCTAAATTTTGGCAAGACCAGTTTCTCCCGCCGTTCGGGTGTAACTGGCACCGATGGATGGATAGCCCCGGAAATGATGCGATCCCAGCGAACG ACAACTGCTGTGGATATCTTCTCACTGGGCTGTGTTTATTACTATGTGCTGAGTGGGGGTCACCACGCCTTTGGAGACAATCTGAAGCGTCAGGCCAATATACTCTCGCATGAGTACAATCTGGCCAAGCTGCGCACAGAAGACGACAGCGAAGTCAGCCGAATT ATACTTGCTGAACAACTAATATCAGACATGATACACAAGGATCCGCAATCACGTCCGCCTGCGCGCTGTATTGGCAACCATCCGCTGTTCTGGGATGAGCCCAAAATGCTCTCGTTCCTACAGGATGTCAGTGACCGTGTGGAAAAGTTGCAGTTCCATGCTGAGCCCCTTAAATCGTTGGAGAAGAACGGAAAAATAGTCGTACTAGACGATTGGAATGTGCATCTGGACCCCATGATTACAGATGATTTGAGGAAGTATCGCGGTTACATGGGCGCGAGTGTGAGAGACTTGCTTCGTGCTCTGCGCAACAAGAAGCATCACTATCACGAGCTGACGCCGGCCGCCCAGGAGATGCTGGGCTGCATACCGCATGAGTTCACCAACTACTGGGTGGACCGCTTTCCGCAGCTAATATCACATGCCTATCACGCGTTCAGTATTTGCTCAAACGAGCCTATCTTCAAGCCGTACTACAGTGCCGGCTATCACTTTTCACGTCCGTGGTACTTTGACGCGGATGATGCGTTGTTCCCCATGCTGATGCGGGATCCCAAGCCGCTGCCAAAGATTGGTAGTCCGAAAAAGACGCCCCCGCCAGCCAGCAGCCAGGCTCAGCAGTTGAAGCAGAGAAAGGGGCTCTACAACTTCCGTAAGCCTAGCGATGAGTTGCCGATTGCCGGAGTCGGGCTGCAGCGAAATATGGAGCCAGATGGACAACCACTGGATCCGGACGGCAAGCGTGATGTGTTTGCCAATTTCAAGTTCCGGCGCTACTCGAAGCCGGGAAACAATCGCAACTACAACGGTGGCCACAAGGACACACAGGAAAAGGAGAAGTACGTAAGCTGGACACTACCGCCTTCAACACAGGATTAG